A single region of the Glycine max cultivar Williams 82 chromosome 20, Glycine_max_v4.0, whole genome shotgun sequence genome encodes:
- the LOC100787236 gene encoding serine carboxypeptidase-like 50: protein MMESTTHKYPFIKNHAFFYFCFFLCPLLVSASSKSTNSFPKEAFPTKHGYLPISPTSTSSIFYAFYEAQNSTLLFSKTPLLIWLQGGPGCSSMIGNLYELGQWRVTKSLTLQPNPGAWNRIFGLLFLDNPIRTGLSVASTRQEIPTDQNGIAKHLFAAITRFVQLDPLFKNRPIYITGESYAGKYVPAIGYYILEKNANLNVSERVNLAGVAIGDGLTDPETQVVSHAVNAYYVGLINERQKNELEKA from the coding sequence ATGATGGAGTCAACCACCCACAAGTACCCCTTCATAAAAAACCATGCCTTTTTCTACTTCTGCTTCTTTCTATGCCCTCTCTTAGTCTCAGCTTCTTCAAAATCAACCAATTCATTCCCTAAAGAAGCATTCCCAACAAAGCATGGTTACCTTCCAATAAGTCCCACTTCAACTTCTTCCATTTTCTATGCTTTCTATGAAGCACAAAACTCAACTTTACTTTTCTCTAAAACTCCACTTCTCATATGGCTCCAAGGTGGCCCTGGCTGCTCCTCCATGATTGGAAACTTGTATGAACTTGGACAGTGGCGTGTCACCAAATCACTCACCCTTCAACCCAACCCTGGTGCTTGGAATAGAATCTTTGGCCTTCTTTTCCTTGACAATCCCATTAGAACAGGCCTCAGTGTGGCCTCAACGAGACAAGAAATTCCAACGGATCAAAACGGCATTGCAAAGCATCTTTTTGCTGCTATAACCAGGTTTGTTCAACTTGACCCCCTTTTCAAGAATCGCCCTATTTATATTACTGGTGAAAGCTATGCAGGGAAGTATGTGCCTGCAATTGGGTACTATATATTAGAGAAAAATGCAAACTTGAATGTTTCTGAAAGAGTGAATTTGGCTGGTGTGGCTATTGGGGATGGATTAACTGACCCCGAAACTCAAGTGGTTAGTCATGCTGTGAATGCTTATTATGTTGGATTGATCAATGAGAGGCAGAAGAATGAGTTGGAGAAAGCTTAA